From a region of the Deinococcus aquiradiocola genome:
- a CDS encoding alginate O-acetyltransferase: MTEFAQDTLKNNIDQPGTPAVLRWMPGAFLIAAVVTGAALTLTSKGARDFPKDQEVVTGKWAHTYETGLDAGVPFRDPAVKLWGTTNYRLFGEAREGALVGADGWLYTSEEFETTDTVTDAREVQKKLAFVREVRDALAAQGAHLIVAVIPAKTRVYPEHLGAYKVPAVKAALYEQFRESVTALGVPAPDLLQVLQQHKAQGNLFVRTDTHWTPLGAKIAADTLAKTVRETWPTLDLPEVSFETTSSAAPQKTGDLLRYLPLPAGEGPQAAEVHVPTTTQVGESGGGLLGDAEVSVTLVGTSYSAIKDWNFEGALKEALHTDVLNAADPGKGPVVPMRAYLKSQALKDAPPKLVIWEIPERFLRFQYPEESR, from the coding sequence ATGACCGAATTCGCTCAGGACACTCTGAAAAACAACATTGATCAGCCGGGAACCCCGGCCGTCCTGCGCTGGATGCCCGGCGCCTTCCTGATCGCGGCCGTCGTCACCGGGGCGGCCCTGACCCTGACGTCCAAAGGGGCGCGCGACTTCCCGAAAGACCAGGAGGTCGTGACAGGGAAGTGGGCGCACACCTACGAGACGGGCCTGGACGCCGGGGTCCCGTTCCGGGACCCTGCCGTGAAGCTGTGGGGCACGACGAACTACCGCCTGTTCGGTGAAGCCCGTGAGGGAGCGCTGGTCGGCGCGGACGGCTGGCTGTATACCAGCGAGGAGTTCGAAACGACCGATACAGTCACGGATGCGCGCGAAGTGCAGAAGAAACTCGCGTTCGTGCGTGAAGTGCGTGACGCGCTGGCCGCCCAGGGAGCGCACCTCATCGTGGCGGTCATCCCTGCCAAGACACGTGTGTATCCGGAACATCTCGGAGCGTACAAGGTCCCAGCCGTGAAAGCCGCCCTGTACGAACAGTTCCGGGAGAGCGTGACGGCGCTCGGTGTTCCGGCGCCGGACCTGCTGCAGGTCCTGCAGCAGCACAAGGCCCAGGGGAACCTGTTCGTCCGGACGGACACGCACTGGACGCCACTCGGCGCGAAGATCGCGGCTGACACCCTTGCAAAGACTGTTCGGGAAACGTGGCCGACCCTGGATCTCCCAGAAGTCTCCTTCGAGACCACTTCGAGTGCTGCTCCTCAGAAGACCGGGGATCTGCTCCGATACCTACCACTCCCTGCAGGTGAAGGTCCGCAAGCCGCGGAAGTGCACGTGCCCACGACCACACAGGTCGGCGAGAGTGGCGGAGGCCTGCTCGGGGACGCCGAGGTGAGCGTGACGCTGGTCGGCACGAGTTACAGTGCGATCAAGGACTGGAACTTCGAAGGGGCGCTCAAGGAGGCCCTGCATACCGACGTCCTGAACGCAGCCGATCCCGGTAAGGGGCCGGTCGTGCCGATGAGGGCATACCTGAAGAGTCAGGCCCTCAAGGATGCACCGCCGAAACTGGTGATCTGGGAGATTCCCGAACGGTTCCTGCGCTTTCAATACCCCGAAGAAAGCCGCTGA
- a CDS encoding cytochrome P450 family protein has product MTSHDHTPNVFDPATAANPYPMFARMRASGPVVQIDAPTAYNPTGSATWLITGFAETVRFLKDPRFTVDASAIHPDAGVFGHSAEGGAQEQSFLGAKTMVSVDGAEHTRLRGLVGKVFTPRYVETLRPRIQALTDALIDRVQDSGRMEVVADFGYPLPIQVICEMLGVPPTDMKQMQVWSEGLSDHANPQPEVLRDFSAYVMQLIAHKRARPGDDLISGMIRLEEKGDTLTEGELMATVGLLIFGGHETTSNLLSIGILTLLDHPEQLAGLKADPGRIPAAVEEILRYNGPVFSPAPRYAREDVELGGQQIRRGDVILAALGSANHDERAFTDPEELNLARELNRHVAFGQGVHFCLGAPLARLEGEIAFETLLRRLPGLRLDVPRDQVVWRDSTQLRGLKTLPVAF; this is encoded by the coding sequence ATGACCAGCCACGACCACACCCCGAACGTTTTCGACCCGGCGACCGCCGCCAACCCCTACCCGATGTTCGCCCGGATGCGGGCCAGCGGACCCGTCGTGCAGATCGACGCACCCACAGCCTACAATCCGACCGGTTCGGCCACCTGGCTGATCACCGGCTTCGCCGAGACCGTCAGATTCCTCAAGGACCCGCGCTTCACTGTCGACGCCAGCGCCATCCACCCGGACGCGGGGGTCTTCGGGCACTCCGCCGAGGGCGGCGCCCAGGAACAGAGCTTTCTGGGCGCGAAGACCATGGTGAGCGTCGACGGCGCGGAACACACCCGCCTGCGCGGGCTCGTGGGAAAGGTGTTCACCCCCAGGTACGTCGAGACGCTGCGCCCCAGGATTCAGGCCCTCACCGACGCCCTGATCGACAGGGTGCAGGACAGCGGCCGGATGGAAGTGGTCGCCGACTTCGGCTACCCGCTGCCGATTCAGGTGATCTGCGAGATGCTGGGCGTGCCGCCCACCGACATGAAGCAGATGCAGGTGTGGTCGGAAGGACTGTCCGACCATGCCAACCCGCAGCCGGAGGTGCTGCGTGACTTCTCGGCCTACGTGATGCAGCTGATCGCCCACAAGCGGGCACGTCCAGGTGACGACCTGATCAGCGGCATGATCCGGCTGGAAGAGAAGGGAGACACCCTGACCGAGGGTGAACTGATGGCGACCGTCGGCCTGCTGATCTTCGGCGGGCACGAGACCACCTCGAATCTCCTGAGCATCGGCATCCTGACGCTCCTCGACCATCCGGAACAGCTGGCCGGACTGAAGGCCGATCCCGGCCGCATTCCGGCCGCCGTCGAGGAGATCCTGCGCTACAACGGCCCGGTCTTCAGCCCGGCCCCGCGCTACGCCCGCGAGGACGTGGAACTCGGCGGCCAGCAGATCCGGCGCGGCGACGTGATCCTGGCGGCGCTCGGCTCGGCCAACCACGACGAGCGGGCCTTCACTGACCCCGAGGAGCTGAACCTCGCCCGGGAACTGAACAGGCACGTGGCCTTCGGGCAGGGCGTTCACTTCTGCCTGGGCGCGCCGCTGGCCCGGCTGGAGGGAGAGATCGCCTTCGAGACACTGCTGCGCCGCCTGCCCGGTCTGCGCCTGGACGTGCCGCGAGACCAGGTGGTCTGGCGGGACAGCACCCAGCTGCGCGGCCTGAAAACCCTGCCTGTCGCCTTCTAG
- a CDS encoding SDR family oxidoreductase translates to MTHQPSSPRLAHKVVAITGAASGMGRAMAELFAREGAKVVLGDLNTAPLDELVTQIRAAGGEALAVQVNVSKVAQVNAFVDAAVSAHGRLDVLCNNAGILDNFVPAAEIDDDLWERVMAVNVSGPMYATRRALPIMTAQGGGVIINTASVGGQFGGRAGTAYTASKHALIGLTRNVAWTYLPQGVRCVAIAPGGVATGIGSSITVPNPLGMARLAPLSLDRMGVSVLQAEEIARAALFLASDDAKGVNGAVLTVDGGWTVG, encoded by the coding sequence ATGACCCATCAACCCTCATCCCCACGTCTCGCCCACAAGGTCGTCGCCATCACCGGAGCCGCGTCCGGCATGGGCCGCGCGATGGCCGAACTGTTCGCCCGCGAAGGCGCGAAGGTCGTCCTCGGCGACCTGAACACCGCCCCCCTGGACGAACTGGTCACGCAGATCCGGGCGGCCGGAGGCGAGGCGCTCGCCGTGCAGGTCAACGTATCGAAGGTCGCGCAGGTGAATGCCTTCGTGGACGCGGCCGTCAGTGCACATGGTCGCCTGGACGTGCTGTGCAACAACGCCGGCATCCTCGACAACTTCGTGCCCGCCGCCGAAATCGACGACGACCTGTGGGAGCGGGTGATGGCCGTCAACGTGAGCGGCCCGATGTACGCCACCCGGCGCGCGCTGCCGATCATGACCGCACAGGGCGGCGGGGTCATCATCAACACCGCCTCGGTGGGCGGGCAGTTCGGCGGGCGGGCCGGGACCGCCTACACGGCCTCCAAGCACGCCCTGATCGGCCTGACCCGGAACGTCGCCTGGACGTACCTGCCGCAGGGCGTCCGCTGCGTGGCCATCGCGCCGGGCGGGGTCGCCACCGGCATCGGCAGCAGCATCACGGTACCGAACCCGCTGGGCATGGCCCGCCTGGCCCCGCTGTCGCTCGACAGGATGGGCGTGAGCGTGCTTCAGGCCGAGGAGATCGCCCGCGCCGCCCTGTTCCTGGCCTCGGACGACGCGAAAGGCGTCAACGGCGCGGTCCTGACCGTGGACGGCGGATGGACCGTCGGCTGA
- a CDS encoding helix-turn-helix transcriptional regulator, whose translation MTDTPRPNVTGADREGRMTEEQRRELGGLLREKRAGLRPADVGLPEGIRRRAPGLRREEVALLAGVSVAWYTWLEQGRAIRPSAGTLERILDALRCTQEERLYIQQLQRATPDPPEGPWNPLLQQVLDAFLPAPALLLNQHWERTAQNATAEYLEFFPQLGDGACLLDLMFLGAEARAIVRDWPDQARQLVAAFRLDSSRYTNDDWFPQKVRQLSAASPDFATFWAERQVRDHAAVHMHLQHPEFGLLALNATWLQVSGTPHFKILVCTADPGSPTAAALARMAARTR comes from the coding sequence ATGACCGACACTCCCCGGCCGAACGTGACGGGGGCGGACCGGGAGGGCCGAATGACTGAGGAACAGCGCCGTGAGCTGGGAGGTTTACTGCGGGAAAAACGTGCGGGATTGCGCCCGGCCGACGTGGGACTCCCTGAAGGGATCAGGCGACGCGCCCCCGGACTTCGACGGGAAGAGGTGGCGCTGCTGGCCGGCGTCAGCGTCGCCTGGTACACGTGGCTGGAACAGGGCCGCGCCATTCGGCCGTCGGCAGGCACCCTGGAGCGGATTCTCGACGCGCTGCGCTGCACCCAGGAGGAACGGCTCTACATCCAGCAGCTCCAGCGGGCGACCCCCGACCCTCCGGAAGGACCCTGGAATCCTCTGCTTCAGCAGGTGCTGGACGCGTTTCTGCCCGCCCCTGCCCTGCTGCTCAACCAGCACTGGGAGCGGACGGCGCAGAACGCCACAGCGGAATACCTCGAATTCTTCCCGCAACTCGGTGACGGGGCCTGCCTGCTCGACCTGATGTTCCTCGGCGCCGAAGCGCGCGCAATCGTGCGCGACTGGCCGGACCAGGCGCGGCAGCTCGTGGCCGCCTTCCGCCTCGACAGCAGCCGCTACACGAACGACGACTGGTTCCCGCAGAAGGTCAGGCAGCTGAGTGCAGCCAGCCCGGACTTCGCCACGTTCTGGGCCGAGCGTCAGGTGCGCGATCACGCCGCCGTCCACATGCACCTCCAGCACCCGGAATTCGGTCTGCTGGCACTCAATGCGACCTGGCTTCAGGTGAGCGGCACGCCGCACTTCAAGATTCTGGTCTGCACCGCCGATCCAGGGTCCCCCACCGCTGCCGCCCTGGCGCGGATGGCTGCACGAACACGGTGA
- a CDS encoding MFS transporter — MNESRTTLQRSTLIASSLAVVVVMFNVAAVNPALPALQRTLQIAPTDVPWAVNVYNIVYAAFLLVGGLLGARLGFRRTLLAGLTVGAAGALLAALAPSFNAVLLGRGISGLSSALVQPASLVLLTLAFTEPAARARAIGLWAGVSGLGIAIGPVLGGVLVDAFGWTSVFWTLALASLTVGWIARRGTRPTAALPAKPIDLTGLILITFTLAALIYGLTQGNGLGWTSPAVLACLTGAGIAFTLFVWVQRHVQAPLVPLNLFRNPAYTAANLGGLVVFFGPFSLLVFFTILLQGVLHFTATRAGLITALFPLGTALGSTLGGRLTARRGERLTATLGLSLTGLGILLLTGITLTMNGWDLWWKFALMGLGVGLSLGALTTAAMASAPQDQLSQASSVLNALRQVGVALGVATLGAVIARHPGGSGSAFLFGLRDALWLAGTALLVGAPALWWAMGRTTWTGPARPPHHPVQDLTATEP, encoded by the coding sequence ATGAATGAATCCCGGACGACCCTGCAGCGCTCAACCCTGATCGCCTCCAGTCTGGCCGTCGTGGTGGTCATGTTCAACGTCGCGGCCGTCAACCCGGCCCTGCCCGCCCTGCAGCGGACACTGCAGATCGCACCGACCGACGTGCCATGGGCGGTCAACGTCTACAACATCGTGTACGCCGCATTCCTCCTGGTGGGGGGACTGCTGGGCGCGCGACTGGGGTTCCGCCGCACCCTGCTGGCCGGCCTGACCGTCGGCGCGGCAGGCGCGCTGCTGGCCGCACTGGCACCGTCCTTCAACGCGGTCCTGCTGGGCCGGGGCATCTCCGGCCTGAGTTCCGCGCTCGTGCAGCCGGCCAGTCTCGTGCTCCTCACCCTGGCCTTCACCGAACCTGCCGCCCGGGCCCGCGCCATCGGCCTCTGGGCCGGCGTATCCGGCCTGGGAATCGCCATCGGCCCGGTGCTGGGCGGCGTGCTGGTCGACGCGTTCGGATGGACGTCGGTCTTCTGGACGCTCGCACTGGCAAGCTTGACCGTAGGTTGGATCGCCCGGCGAGGCACGCGCCCCACCGCGGCCCTCCCCGCGAAACCCATCGACCTGACCGGCCTGATCCTGATCACGTTCACCCTGGCTGCCCTGATCTACGGCCTGACGCAGGGCAACGGTCTGGGCTGGACCTCCCCGGCAGTCCTGGCCTGCCTGACGGGCGCCGGCATCGCCTTCACACTGTTCGTCTGGGTGCAGCGACATGTCCAGGCACCGCTGGTTCCCCTGAACCTCTTCAGGAACCCGGCCTACACCGCCGCCAACCTGGGCGGCCTGGTGGTGTTCTTCGGTCCGTTCAGCCTGCTGGTCTTCTTCACGATCCTCCTGCAGGGCGTCCTGCATTTCACGGCGACCCGCGCCGGTCTGATCACCGCGCTGTTCCCGCTCGGGACTGCCCTGGGATCGACCCTGGGCGGCCGCCTCACCGCACGCAGAGGCGAACGGCTCACGGCCACCCTCGGGCTGAGCCTGACCGGGCTGGGCATCCTCCTCCTGACCGGCATCACGCTGACCATGAACGGCTGGGACCTGTGGTGGAAATTCGCCCTGATGGGCCTGGGCGTCGGGCTGTCCCTGGGCGCGCTCACCACCGCCGCGATGGCCAGCGCCCCCCAGGACCAGCTGAGTCAGGCGTCCAGCGTCCTGAACGCCTTACGACAGGTCGGCGTCGCCCTGGGCGTCGCGACCCTGGGCGCGGTGATCGCCCGGCATCCAGGCGGAAGCGGATCAGCGTTTCTGTTCGGCCTGCGCGACGCCCTGTGGCTGGCCGGGACTGCCCTGCTCGTCGGTGCTCCGGCACTCTGGTGGGCCATGGGCCGAACCACCTGGACGGGCCCGGCCCGCCCACCGCACCATCCCGTTCAGGATCTGACGGCAACCGAACCCTGA
- a CDS encoding TetR/AcrR family transcriptional regulator — protein sequence MARYKTDHAQATREKILNAATQAFKEGGLDTVGIGPLMGKAGLTHGGFYAHFSSKDALVQETLTRSLRSTASTLLQAATNTAPYGLGGVVRQYVSRGHRDQVDAAGSCILPTLTPELTRHAPDIRQTFTATLLGMIDDLCALSHADTPEARRAEVLPVLCGMVGSVMLARAVTDRDLSDALLKTTRDHLISTLTPETPHE from the coding sequence ATGGCCCGCTACAAGACCGACCACGCCCAGGCCACACGCGAGAAAATCCTCAACGCCGCCACCCAGGCCTTCAAGGAAGGCGGCCTGGACACGGTGGGCATCGGACCACTGATGGGCAAGGCCGGACTCACCCACGGCGGGTTCTACGCCCACTTCAGCAGCAAGGACGCACTCGTGCAGGAAACCCTGACCCGCAGTCTCAGGAGCACCGCCAGCACCCTGCTCCAGGCCGCCACCAACACCGCCCCCTACGGGCTGGGCGGCGTCGTCCGCCAGTACGTCAGCCGCGGGCACCGCGACCAGGTCGACGCGGCAGGCAGCTGCATCCTGCCCACCCTCACCCCGGAACTCACCCGGCACGCACCGGACATCCGGCAGACGTTCACCGCCACCCTGCTCGGCATGATCGACGACCTGTGCGCCCTGTCCCACGCCGACACGCCGGAAGCCCGGCGCGCCGAGGTGCTGCCCGTCCTCTGCGGCATGGTCGGTTCAGTCATGCTGGCCCGCGCCGTCACCGACCGCGACCTCAGCGACGCCCTGCTCAAGACCACACGCGACCACCTCATCAGCACCCTCACACCGGAGACGCCACATGAATGA
- a CDS encoding PaaI family thioesterase: protein MTDPTSTNPTTTSFTPAERTRQRTYHWGDPLIGAQAARHLSGLEYLRAMVRGEFTGPPVMDTLKFSLAMDDIGDGRVTFRMTPQEFHYNPIGSVHGGVYAAVLDSALGCAIHTRLPAGVGYTTLELKVSYLRPLLVGMGEVRAIGEVLSLSKQVATAQARLVDAQDKLFAHATTTCLLLRPT from the coding sequence ATGACCGACCCCACCTCAACCAACCCCACGACCACCAGCTTCACTCCCGCCGAACGCACCCGCCAGCGCACCTACCACTGGGGCGACCCGCTCATCGGTGCGCAGGCCGCGCGACACCTCAGCGGCTTGGAGTACCTGCGTGCGATGGTACGGGGCGAGTTCACCGGCCCACCGGTCATGGACACGCTGAAATTCAGCCTGGCCATGGACGACATCGGAGACGGGCGCGTGACCTTCCGGATGACTCCGCAGGAATTTCACTACAACCCCATCGGAAGCGTGCATGGCGGCGTCTACGCGGCGGTGCTGGACTCTGCGCTGGGCTGCGCGATCCACACGCGGCTCCCGGCGGGCGTGGGCTACACGACGCTGGAACTCAAGGTCAGCTACCTGCGCCCCCTGCTGGTCGGCATGGGGGAAGTCCGCGCGATCGGCGAGGTGCTGAGCCTTTCAAAGCAGGTGGCGACTGCGCAGGCCAGACTGGTCGACGCACAGGACAAGCTGTTCGCGCACGCCACGACCACCTGCCTGCTCCTGCGCCCCACCTGA
- a CDS encoding TetR/AcrR family transcriptional regulator, whose protein sequence is MPRVSKAQAAQNRDRTIQAAAQLLRERGVDHVSVQDIMAEVGLTHGGFYRQFDSKDALVLEATRHAYTTMAAQMADAEGAQGDHHAAQQAYIRAYLSPTHRDQPGQGCPTAGLVQDVARNGTTDMRQVLADGVTGLARWLDTDDRSGLVTACTMLGALLIARATQGTPLSDQVLEQVSGALTHTP, encoded by the coding sequence ATGCCCAGAGTGTCCAAAGCCCAGGCGGCCCAGAACCGCGACCGCACCATCCAGGCCGCCGCGCAACTCCTGCGCGAACGCGGCGTCGACCATGTCAGCGTGCAGGACATCATGGCCGAAGTCGGGCTCACCCACGGCGGGTTCTACCGCCAGTTCGACTCCAAGGACGCCCTGGTCCTCGAAGCCACCCGCCACGCGTACACCACCATGGCCGCCCAGATGGCCGACGCCGAAGGTGCGCAGGGCGACCACCACGCGGCCCAGCAGGCCTACATCCGGGCCTACCTCTCCCCCACCCACCGTGACCAGCCCGGCCAGGGCTGCCCGACCGCCGGCCTCGTTCAGGACGTCGCCCGCAACGGCACGACCGACATGCGCCAGGTCCTCGCCGACGGCGTGACCGGACTGGCCCGGTGGCTCGACACCGACGACCGGAGCGGCCTCGTGACCGCCTGCACCATGCTCGGCGCCCTGCTCATCGCCCGTGCCACCCAGGGCACTCCCCTCTCCGATCAGGTGCTCGAGCAGGTCAGCGGCGCACTGACCCACACCCCGTGA
- a CDS encoding SDR family oxidoreductase, with protein sequence MQIKDSVVLVTGANRGLGLTLVHALITAGARKVYAAARNPDSIQIPGVTAIKLDVTSPTDIAAAAEACGDVSILINNAGILDHQGVHLLTEGSSGALNRELATNVFGPLHLSQAFAPILARNGGGAVLNILSVLSWISVPGAATYSISKAAAWSMTNGLRHELQAQNTQVTGLHVAYMDTDMAHGVTGAKTSPQDVARQALAALEAGQPEVLADDTSRQVRAGLSAEQAVYF encoded by the coding sequence ATGCAGATCAAAGATTCCGTCGTCCTCGTCACCGGCGCCAACCGCGGCCTCGGCCTCACCCTCGTCCACGCCCTGATCACTGCAGGGGCCCGCAAGGTCTATGCCGCCGCCCGGAATCCCGACAGCATCCAGATTCCCGGCGTGACCGCCATCAAGCTCGACGTCACCTCACCCACCGACATCGCCGCCGCTGCCGAAGCCTGCGGGGACGTGTCCATCCTGATCAACAACGCCGGCATCCTCGACCACCAGGGCGTCCACCTCCTGACCGAAGGCAGCAGCGGCGCCCTGAACCGGGAGCTGGCCACCAACGTGTTCGGCCCCCTCCACCTCAGTCAGGCCTTCGCGCCGATCCTGGCCCGCAACGGCGGCGGCGCCGTCCTGAACATCCTGTCGGTCCTGAGCTGGATCAGTGTGCCTGGCGCCGCCACCTACTCCATTTCCAAGGCTGCCGCGTGGTCCATGACCAACGGCCTGCGCCACGAGCTGCAGGCCCAGAACACCCAGGTCACGGGCCTGCACGTCGCCTACATGGACACCGACATGGCCCACGGCGTCACCGGCGCCAAAACCTCCCCTCAGGACGTGGCCCGTCAGGCCCTCGCAGCCCTGGAAGCCGGGCAGCCGGAAGTGCTGGCCGACGACACCAGCCGTCAGGTCCGTGCCGGCCTCTCTGCCGAGCAGGCCGTGTATTTCTGA
- a CDS encoding cation:proton antiporter, which yields MNDQLLMFETLLALLLGATVLSIVARRVGVPYPTLLALGGATVAFLPGAPPLRLEPELILALFVAPVLLDAAYDTSLRDLRRNWQPVLSLVLVAVGVTVAAVAVTTRLLFPDVPWAAAVALGALLAPPDAVAALAVMRAVHPPHRIRTVLEGESLLNDASALIIYKLAVGAVAAGSFSLSGAAPTFAVVLVGSIAVGWVLARLVGLLISQIEDVPTSVVFQFVLTFGVWLLAERLGLSAVVTVVVMGLLAGRNTALTARTRVPSFAVWDSVTFVLNVTAFTLIGLQLRPVLETLGGGEGRRLLGAALIILGVVIVARLLWALMYTLTQRPERMKRSRRQLPLPAKSGLVIGWSGMRGIVTLAAALALPDDFPARAFIQLTAFVVVLGTLVIQGLTLRPLLTLLRLPEDTVVKQEIGVARKAALKAARAALEGDTSPAAQRLRTEYEEGLNRARAGGDPHDSPDNVLRRQVLAASREAIETLRRSGIIGDDAYRVTEAELDLLELSARPAQVD from the coding sequence ATGAATGATCAACTGCTGATGTTCGAAACGCTCCTGGCCCTGCTGCTCGGCGCGACCGTCCTGTCGATCGTCGCGCGGCGCGTCGGCGTGCCGTACCCGACACTCCTCGCGCTGGGGGGCGCGACGGTGGCGTTCCTGCCGGGCGCGCCGCCGCTGCGCCTGGAGCCTGAACTGATCCTGGCGCTGTTTGTGGCGCCGGTCCTGCTGGACGCCGCGTACGACACCTCGCTGCGGGATCTGCGCCGGAACTGGCAGCCGGTGCTGTCACTGGTGCTGGTCGCTGTGGGCGTGACGGTCGCGGCGGTCGCGGTCACGACCCGCCTGTTGTTCCCGGACGTGCCCTGGGCGGCGGCGGTGGCGCTGGGGGCGCTGCTGGCTCCGCCGGACGCCGTGGCGGCCCTGGCGGTGATGCGCGCGGTGCATCCCCCGCACCGAATCCGTACGGTGCTCGAAGGGGAAAGCCTGCTGAATGACGCGTCCGCCCTGATCATCTACAAGCTGGCGGTGGGTGCCGTGGCTGCCGGGAGTTTCAGCCTGAGCGGCGCGGCGCCCACCTTCGCGGTGGTGCTGGTCGGGAGTATCGCAGTGGGCTGGGTGCTGGCCCGGCTGGTGGGCCTGCTCATCTCCCAGATCGAGGACGTTCCCACGTCCGTGGTGTTCCAGTTCGTGCTGACGTTCGGCGTGTGGCTTCTGGCTGAACGTCTCGGCCTGTCGGCTGTCGTCACGGTCGTGGTGATGGGGCTTCTGGCTGGACGGAATACGGCCCTGACCGCGCGGACGCGGGTGCCGTCCTTCGCGGTCTGGGATTCGGTGACGTTCGTGCTCAACGTCACGGCCTTCACGTTGATCGGCCTGCAGTTGCGCCCCGTGCTGGAGACCCTCGGCGGCGGGGAGGGGCGGCGCCTGCTGGGGGCTGCCCTGATCATTCTGGGGGTGGTGATCGTGGCCCGGCTCTTGTGGGCGCTCATGTACACCCTGACGCAGCGGCCGGAGCGGATGAAACGGTCCCGCAGGCAGCTGCCGCTGCCAGCGAAGAGTGGACTGGTCATCGGCTGGTCCGGCATGCGCGGGATCGTGACGCTCGCGGCCGCCCTGGCGCTGCCGGACGACTTTCCCGCGAGAGCGTTCATTCAGCTGACGGCATTCGTGGTGGTGCTGGGGACACTGGTCATCCAGGGGTTGACGCTGCGGCCGCTGCTCACGCTGCTGCGCCTCCCCGAGGATACGGTCGTCAAGCAGGAGATCGGCGTGGCCCGCAAGGCGGCGCTCAAGGCTGCCCGCGCGGCCCTGGAAGGCGACACCTCCCCGGCCGCGCAGCGTCTCCGGACTGAATACGAGGAGGGCCTGAACCGGGCCCGCGCGGGTGGCGATCCGCACGATTCTCCGGACAACGTGCTCAGGCGGCAGGTGCTGGCGGCGTCCCGCGAGGCCATCGAGACGCTGCGCCGCAGCGGCATCATCGGAGATGACGCCTACCGCGTAACCGAAGCGGAACTGGACCTGCTCGAACTCAGCGCCCGTCCAGCTCAGGTGGACTGA